The Nocardia arthritidis genome has a window encoding:
- a CDS encoding ATP-binding protein, whose protein sequence is MVCSGGLAFGYFWYKLGWLPTRTTVAAMVIALVTSQILAHGITRPLREMTAAAQRMAHGDYTWRVRATSRDEVGQLATAFNQMAADLAAADRQRRDLIANVSHELRTPITALNAVLENLVDGVSEPDPKTLRTALAQTERLSVLVSELLDLSSIEAGALPLDREKLAVAPLLAEVVAEAEMLAAALGRGVRFRTDVLPATATVYADPARLHQVLLNLLDNAARHGPAGGEVHINARAGDGVTIIDVQDEGPGIPPAERARVFDRFTRGGRTDGGGTGLGLAISRWVVDLHGGTIAVADPGSRIRVTLPNP, encoded by the coding sequence ATGGTGTGCTCGGGCGGGCTGGCATTCGGGTATTTCTGGTACAAGCTCGGCTGGCTGCCGACCCGAACCACCGTGGCGGCCATGGTGATCGCGCTGGTCACCTCGCAGATCCTGGCGCACGGGATCACCAGGCCGCTGCGTGAGATGACAGCGGCCGCACAGCGAATGGCGCACGGCGACTACACCTGGCGGGTGCGGGCCACCTCGCGCGATGAGGTCGGGCAGCTGGCGACTGCCTTCAACCAGATGGCCGCCGACCTCGCCGCGGCCGACCGGCAGCGGCGCGATCTCATCGCCAATGTTTCGCACGAACTGCGCACGCCCATCACGGCTTTGAACGCGGTGCTGGAGAATCTGGTGGACGGCGTTTCGGAGCCGGACCCGAAAACCTTGCGGACCGCGCTGGCGCAGACCGAGCGGCTCAGCGTCCTGGTGTCCGAACTGCTCGACCTATCGAGCATCGAGGCGGGCGCGCTGCCGCTGGATCGCGAAAAGCTAGCCGTCGCACCGTTACTCGCCGAGGTGGTGGCCGAGGCGGAAATGCTGGCCGCGGCGCTCGGGCGCGGCGTGCGCTTCCGGACGGACGTCCTGCCGGCCACGGCCACCGTGTACGCCGATCCCGCGCGCCTGCATCAGGTGCTGCTCAACCTGCTCGACAACGCGGCGCGGCACGGCCCAGCGGGCGGTGAGGTGCACATAAACGCCCGCGCCGGCGACGGCGTCACGATCATCGACGTCCAGGACGAGGGCCCCGGTATCCCGCCCGCCGAACGCGCCCGCGTCTTCGACCGATTCACCAGGGGCGGCCGGACCGACGGCGGCGGCACCGGTCTCGGCCTCGCCATCTCCCGCTGGGTCGTCGACCTGCACGGCGGCACCATAGCGGTCGCCGACCCCGGCTCCCGCATCCGCGTCACCCTACCGAACCCCTGA
- a CDS encoding response regulator transcription factor produces the protein MEHSGRPVATVARRILVVEDEVTIAESVAARLRAEGFAVDLAHDGPGAVAAAAALAPDLVVLDVMLPGFDGLEVCRRIQADRAMPVLMLTARIDETDQLVGLGVGADDYLTKPFSMRVLVARVHALLRRVERTAELETATIAVGDLRIDLDQRRVWRGEREAQLTPLEFELLARLARRPRVVLARERLLEEVWDWADASGTRAVDSHVKALRRKLGADLIRTVHGVGYALEPR, from the coding sequence ATGGAACACAGCGGAAGGCCGGTCGCGACGGTGGCGCGGCGGATCCTGGTGGTCGAGGACGAGGTGACCATCGCCGAATCGGTTGCCGCACGATTGCGGGCCGAGGGTTTCGCGGTGGATCTCGCACACGACGGGCCGGGTGCCGTGGCCGCCGCCGCGGCGCTGGCTCCGGATCTGGTGGTGCTGGACGTGATGTTGCCGGGTTTCGACGGACTGGAGGTGTGCCGGCGGATCCAGGCCGATCGGGCGATGCCGGTGCTCATGCTGACCGCGCGCATCGATGAAACGGACCAATTGGTCGGCCTCGGTGTCGGGGCCGACGACTATCTGACCAAACCCTTCTCCATGCGGGTGCTCGTCGCACGGGTGCACGCGCTGCTGCGACGGGTCGAGCGCACCGCGGAGCTGGAGACCGCCACCATCGCGGTCGGCGACCTGCGCATCGACCTCGATCAACGCCGGGTGTGGCGGGGCGAACGCGAGGCCCAGCTCACGCCGCTGGAATTCGAACTGCTCGCCCGCCTGGCCCGGCGGCCGCGCGTCGTGCTGGCCAGGGAGCGGCTGCTCGAGGAGGTGTGGGACTGGGCCGACGCGTCGGGGACCCGCGCGGTGGACAGTCACGTGAAGGCGTTGCGGCGCAAGCTGGGTGCGGATCTGATCCGGACGGTGCACGGTGTCGGCTATGCGCTGGAGCCACGGTGA